The Lutra lutra chromosome 10, mLutLut1.2, whole genome shotgun sequence genome contains a region encoding:
- the CCDC87 gene encoding coiled-coil domain-containing protein 87, which produces MERYKPEPELQRFYHRLLGPLSLFHRKATRPESQKRLPPEVPMLLPLPVSRLTVASLCIQVTNRLASSGLAVRVPTESRLRFTEVILDELKCSWQEPPTEPSLSHLNNQRLRKRLQAYVLLSSEQLFLRYLHLLKTMSTRRGVFTESATLTRLTASLARDCTIFLTSPEVYRCLLADFLALLKVEQARGGMHKLRPVGPSGAFKLYPIPWLHSTSFAQVPSCNLTLNYLIQLSRPQEFLSEPEMDPVKELKSIPQLKKKKPLQWLSAMQKKRESNLSSAQIVSPPKYSVIPTSRAPSPHPHRPLYSQLQRGQSMPSLREGWKLANELGLPPLPPRPLTPLVLVPESKTELAGDMVAEDLKQMIKNMKLERPHYSPLDSGLPPLLGALTRRPAATHRVQELQRMLKSLEEEEASGQWGLQCRRSLPLQPQPVTVTLKLRNQAVVQAAAVQLSERNFLDSFHVNGAGVLYNHLAGELEPKLIEEMDIDCFVGNNIKEVYKELMSRVSLDHFSLDQGPLVEPAASKDWSAFLSSAILRQEKQYRVINPKLAGLFSQGANIVQSSGKATSLTSLQASKGWEKWSNKVSWMSWWKTTLSVDDYFKYLTNQETDFLHVIFQMYEEEVPVETKAPVREPLKIQYPPPLLEDEEPDFVPEEWDWNTVLEHRLGNKKISLLGEPYKILNLQKRLERLWSMLEVPDKDRLDMAIKYSSNARLRQLPSLVSAWEQALKPIQLREMLLGRLEWFERQASDPNRFFQKTAMDLSRFLEESQFRSRLHRKISVLQAPLASLLEEIESVFGEPVTFRGRRYLDKMKHDKVEMLYWLQQRQRVRHLTQGQKASHQPGLFKKLSSQPLTTPGNTPITL; this is translated from the coding sequence ATGGAGCGGTACAAACCAGAGCCCGAGCTTCAGCGGTTTTACCACCGGTTGCTGGGCCCTCTGTCGCTCTTCCACCGCAAGGCGACACGCCCAGAATCTCAGAAGCGCCTTCCGCCGGAGGTTCCGATGCTGTTGCCTTTGCCGGTCTCCAGACTGACGGTGGCGTCGCTGTGCATCCAAGTGACCAACCGGCTGGCCAGCAGCGGGCTGGCGGTGCGTGTGCCTACCGAAAGCCGACTCCGTTTCACTGAGGTCATCCTGGACGAGCTAAAGTGCAGCTGGCAGGAGCCTCCCACTGAACCTAGCCTGAGCCACTTGAACAACCAGAGACTGCGGAAACGGCTCCAGGCCTACGTACTGCTCAGCAGCGAGCAGCTCTTCTTACGCTACCTGCACCTGCTGAAGACCATGTCGACTCGCAGAGGGGTCTTCACTGAATCAGCCACACTCACCCGTTTGACCGCCAGCCTCGCCAGGGACTGCACAATCTTTCTTACCAGTCCTGAGGTCTACCGTTGCCTGCTCGCTGACTTCCTCGCCCTGCTGAAGGTAGAACAGGCCCGCGGTGGCATGCATAAGCTGCGCCCGGTAGGCCCTAGTGGGGCTTTCAAGCTTTACCCTATCCCATGGCTTCACAGCACCAGCTTCGCCCAAGTACCAAGCTGCAACCTCACCCTAAACTACCTCATCCAACTCAGCCGCCCGCAGGAGTTTCTCAGCGAGCCTGAAATGGATCCAGTGAAGGAACTGAAGTCCATCCcccaactgaaaaagaaaaagcctctcCAATGGCTGTCTGCCatgcagaagaagagagagagcaacctCAGTTCCGCACAGATTGTGTCACCGCCCAAGTACTCCGTGATTCCCACCAGCAgagctccctccccccacccccaccgaccCCTCTACTCCCAACTCCAGAGGGgccagtccatgccctctctgcGGGAAGGCTGGAAGCTAGCAAATGAGCTGGGCCTTCCTCCACTCCCCCCTCGCCCCTTAACCCCACTGGTCCTGGTTCCAGAAAGCAAAACAGAGCTGGCAGGTGACATGGTGGCTGAGGATCTGAAGCAGATGATAAAGAACATGAAGCTGGAGAGGCCTCACTACTCCCCGCTGGACTCGGGCCTGCCCCCACTCCTGGGGGCCCTGACCCGCCGCCCAGCTGCCACACATCGCGTGCAGGAACTGCAGAGAATGTTGAAGAGCCTCGAAGAGGAGGAAGCCAGTGGGCAGTGGGGCCTCCAGTGCCGCAGATCCTTACCACTTCAACCACAGCCAGTGACTGTTACTTTGAAGCTAAGAAATCAGGCTGTGGTCCAGGCAGCTGCTGTGCAGTTGTCTGAGAGAAACTTCCTGGACTCCTTCCACGTCAATGGGGCCGGAGTCCTATACAACCACCTGGCTGGTGAACTAGAACCCAAACTTATCGAGGAAATGGATATCGATTGCTTTGTTGGCAATAACATCAAGGAGGTCTACAAGGAGTTGATGAGCCGTGTCTCTCTTGACCACTTCTCTTTGGACCAGGGACCCCTGGTCGAGCCTGCAGCCAGTAAAGACTGGTCAGCCTTCCTGTCCTCGGCCATTCTACGTCAAGAAAAACAGTATCGTGTCATCAATCCCAAGTTAGCTGGGCTTTTTTCCCAGGGAGCAAACATTGTACAGTCCTCTGGCAAGGCAACCTCCCTCACATCACTCCAAGCAAGCAAAGGCTGGGAGAAGTGGTCAAACAAAGTCTCCTGGATGAGCTGGTGGAAAACCACTTTGTCTGTGGATGACTACTTCAAATACCTCACCAACCAAGAGACCGATTTCCTCCATGTCATCTTCCAAATGTATGAAGAGGAGGTTCCTGTGGAGACCAAAGCCCCTGTCAGAGAGCCCCTAAAGATTCAGTACCCACCTCCCTTGCTGGAAGATGAAGAGCCAGACTTTGTGCCAGAAGAGTGGGATTGGAACACAGTGCTAGAGCACAGGCTAGGAAATAAGAAGATCAGCCTCCTGGGAGAACCCTACAAAATCCTGAACCTACAGAAGCGTCTGGAACGCCTGTGGTCCATGCTGGAGGTCCCCGACAAGGACCGGCTGGACATGGCCATCAAGTACAGCTCCAACGCCCGTCTGAGGCAGCTGCCTTCATTGGTGAGTGCCTGGGAACAAGCCCTGAAGCCCATTCAGCTGCGGGAGATGTTGCTGGGGAGACTAGAATGGTTTGAGCGACAAGCCTCTGACCCCAACCGCTTCTTCCAAAAGACTGCCATGGACCTGAGTCGCTTCCTGGAGGAAAGTCAGTTCCGCAGCCGTCTACACAGGAAGATCAGTGTACTACAGGCTCCTTTGGCTTCCCTCCTGGAGGAGATTGAGTCAGTCTTTGGGGAGCCAGTGACCTTCAGGGGACGGCGATACCTGGACAAGATGAAGCACGACAAGGTGGAGATGCTCTACTGGCTCCAGCAGCGGCAGCGGGTCCGCCACCTGACCCAGGGTCAGAAGGCCTCCCACCAGCCAGGGCTGTTCAAGAAGCTCAGCAGCCAGCCTCTAACAACTCCTGGAAATACTCCCATTACTCTGTGA